A stretch of the Vigna radiata var. radiata cultivar VC1973A chromosome 7, Vradiata_ver6, whole genome shotgun sequence genome encodes the following:
- the LOC106765609 gene encoding uncharacterized protein LOC106765609 produces MCGVPLFDLAPNLTVSRLCLGTMTFGEQNTLTESFRLLDQAFHAGINFFDSAEMYPVPQRRRTCGRSEEYLGRWIAHRNIPRDSVVVATKVAGPSGQMTWIRGGPKCLDAANIMEAIDSSLLRMQMDYIDLYQIHWPDRYVPMFGETEYDPVRQYASVGIDEQLEALSTAVKAGKIRYIGLSNETPYGLMKFIQVAEKYASHLKIVSLQNSYSLLCRTFDSAMAECCHQESISLLAYSPLAMGILSGKYFSLGGGPTDARLNLFKGKYSEGESRYNLSNKIIEAATMEYLNTAKTYGLHPVSLAIAFVLRHPLVASVVFGATKSWQLQEVLDACKIELTSEVIDEINKIHSRFPNPCP; encoded by the exons ATGTGTGGTGTTCCTCTCTTCGACCTCGCTCCCAATCTCACCGTTTCACGGCTCTGCTTAGGAACCATGACTTTTGGGGAGCAGAACACGCTGACCGAATCATTTCGGCTTCTCGACCAAGCCTTCCATGCCGGCATCAATTTCTTCGACTCCGCCGAAATGTATCCCGTGCCTCAGCGTCGTCGTACGTGCGGCAGGAGCGAGGAGTATCTCGGCCGTTGGATTGCTCACCGGAATATCCCCAGGGATAGTGTCGTTGTTGCCACTAAG GTTGCTGGACCATCGGGGCAGATGACTTGGATTAGAGGTGGTCCTAAATGTTTGGACGCCGCTAATATTATGGAAGCTATTGATAGTAG TTTGTTGCGGATGCAGATGGATTATATCGACCTTTATCAAATTCATTGGCCTGATCG CTATGTTCCAATGTTTGGAGAAACCGAGTATGACCCAGTCCGACAATATGCTTCAGTTGGTATAGATGAACAACTTGAAGCTCTCAGCACAGCTGTGAAAGCAGGGAAG ATCAGATACATTGGTCTCAGTAATGAAACACCTTATGGCTTGATGAAGTTTATTCAGGTTGCTGAAAAATATGCTTCACACCTGAAGATAGTATCTCTGCAG AATTCATATAGCCTTCTTTGTAGAACTTTTGATTCTGCAATGGCTGAATGCTGCCATCAGGAGAG TATTAGCTTGTTGGCCTACAGTCCCCTGGCAATGGGTATACTTTCAGGGAAATATTTCTCCCTGGGCGGTGGTCCAACAGATGCtcgtttaaatctttttaaag GGAAGTATTCAGAAGGTGAATCTAGATACAATTTGTCCAATAAAATTATAGAGGCAGCTACCATG GAATACCTTAATACTGCAAAAACATATGGTCTTCATCCTGTATCTTTGGCTATAG CCTTTGTTTTGCGACACCCACTTGTTGCTAGTGTTGTTTTTGGGGCTACCAAATCGTGGCAACTCCAGGAGGTTCTAGATGCATGCAAAATCGAGCTCACATCTGAAGTAATTGATGAAATTAACAAGATACATTCGAGGTTTCCAAATCCATGCCCATaa